Proteins encoded together in one Pseudobacteroides sp. window:
- a CDS encoding aldo/keto reductase, translated as MDLYDFETEFNKSYNIEKLKVESIKELEILLYSDNPSNEVIELRKNLEIEETRSTLKIEFAFVMRYRDLGSTGIKVSEISFGTIPILSGDCPVLPDYYSPDEDTAMGIMEYAFKLGCNLFDTAIVPEYGDAEIKLGKFAAFVGREKIIISDKARFFYGDDMYKAVHESYKNLGTHADIYFVHQVDEGNEDVTFGKYGAVEAMKELKAEGKIKFAGIASHYYDILLRGAKDKRVDVLQGSGNILERGMLDRMENEPLFIQKGIIINKVYAAGILPSFFPIKTLISGVLSYPVSSALIGLGTLEQIDPAMSYDPEYNNEPKSDKTQGYIRPTFSQVMQLLEKSFKPIPCDRCQRCRCIYGTEIHIIFRQYNYYFLGKDYWALRKLDLGINQSAANCKKCLEMSCMKKCPHGINIPETVQMIKRLVEIHIRNSII; from the coding sequence ATGGATTTGTATGATTTTGAAACTGAATTTAATAAAAGTTATAATATTGAGAAATTAAAGGTTGAATCAATTAAAGAATTAGAAATACTATTGTATTCAGATAATCCTAGTAATGAAGTTATAGAATTGAGAAAAAATTTAGAGATAGAAGAAACCAGGAGTACACTTAAAATAGAGTTTGCATTCGTTATGAGATACAGGGATTTAGGCAGTACAGGGATTAAGGTATCTGAAATATCCTTTGGAACAATTCCCATATTAAGCGGAGATTGCCCTGTGCTTCCTGATTATTACAGCCCGGATGAAGATACTGCGATGGGTATAATGGAGTATGCTTTTAAGCTTGGTTGTAACCTTTTTGATACCGCTATCGTGCCCGAATATGGGGATGCGGAGATTAAGCTTGGCAAATTTGCTGCTTTTGTGGGAAGGGAAAAGATAATAATATCGGATAAGGCCAGGTTCTTTTATGGAGATGATATGTATAAAGCTGTGCACGAGTCTTATAAAAACCTTGGCACCCATGCGGATATTTATTTTGTACATCAGGTGGACGAAGGAAATGAGGATGTTACATTTGGTAAATACGGTGCTGTAGAAGCCATGAAAGAGCTTAAAGCGGAAGGTAAAATCAAATTTGCAGGTATTGCTTCCCATTATTATGATATCCTATTAAGAGGTGCAAAGGACAAGAGGGTAGATGTCCTCCAAGGCAGCGGCAATATTCTTGAAAGGGGCATGCTTGACCGTATGGAAAACGAACCGCTTTTTATACAAAAGGGTATCATTATAAACAAAGTATATGCTGCAGGAATACTACCGTCCTTCTTTCCTATTAAAACCCTTATATCAGGTGTGCTTTCATACCCAGTATCAAGTGCTTTGATAGGCTTGGGCACACTAGAACAGATAGATCCGGCAATGAGTTATGACCCTGAGTATAACAACGAGCCTAAGTCCGATAAGACTCAAGGCTATATCCGCCCCACGTTTTCACAGGTAATGCAGCTTCTTGAAAAAAGCTTTAAACCAATTCCGTGCGACAGGTGCCAGAGGTGCAGATGCATATACGGCACTGAAATACATATAATCTTCAGGCAATACAATTATTATTTTCTCGGTAAGGATTACTGGGCACTTAGAAAACTGGATCTTGGCATAAACCAAAGTGCTGCTAATTGTAAAAAGTGTTTGGAAATGTCATGTATGAAAAAGTGTCCTCATGGTATAAATATACCGGAAACTGTGCAGATGATAAAGCGGTTGGTAGAAATTCATATCAGAAATTCAATTATTTAA
- a CDS encoding bifunctional 2-keto-4-hydroxyglutarate aldolase/2-keto-3-deoxy-6-phosphogluconate aldolase, which translates to MNRDKLEILDIIKKNRIISIIRTDSFDKAYKSAVAIIDGGIKVLEFSCTMSFAGELIKELSNKYKDTDVLIGAGTVLDTETCKIAMSMGSQFIISPCLNVETAKMCLRYQIPYIPGAMTVKETVDCMEAGADIVKIFPSELFGLAIIKALKGPLPQAPLMPTGGVSIDNIDTWFEAGAMAVGVGRNLYASADSCDYQAVTELARRYVNKITGI; encoded by the coding sequence ATGAATAGAGATAAGCTTGAGATACTGGATATTATAAAAAAGAACAGGATCATTTCAATTATTAGAACCGATAGCTTCGATAAAGCTTACAAATCAGCCGTTGCTATAATTGATGGAGGTATTAAGGTTTTGGAGTTTTCCTGCACTATGAGCTTTGCAGGAGAGCTTATTAAAGAACTCTCCAATAAATACAAAGATACCGATGTCTTGATAGGGGCAGGCACGGTACTTGATACTGAGACTTGTAAAATTGCTATGTCTATGGGTTCACAGTTTATTATCAGTCCATGCCTTAATGTTGAAACCGCCAAAATGTGCCTCCGCTATCAAATTCCATACATTCCCGGAGCAATGACGGTAAAGGAAACGGTGGACTGCATGGAGGCAGGTGCGGATATTGTAAAGATATTTCCTTCAGAATTATTCGGTCTTGCCATCATTAAAGCCCTGAAAGGCCCGCTGCCACAGGCACCTCTAATGCCTACAGGTGGTGTCAGCATCGACAATATCGATACATGGTTTGAAGCAGGAGCTATGGCTGTAGGAGTGGGAAGGAACCTGTATGCCAGTGCGGATTCTTGTGATTATCAGGCAGTTACGGAGCTGGCTCGAAGGTATGTGAATAAGATCACGGGGATATAA
- a CDS encoding helix-turn-helix transcriptional regulator, with protein MAKNLRLKSARAAKDLSQKALADMVDVTRQTINAIEMGEYNPSIKLCIAICKALDKTLNDLFWEEIGNEKM; from the coding sequence ATGGCTAAAAACTTGCGGTTAAAATCTGCTCGAGCCGCAAAGGATTTATCTCAGAAGGCATTAGCAGATATGGTTGATGTCACACGCCAAACCATAAATGCGATTGAGATGGGCGAATATAATCCATCAATTAAACTATGCATTGCTATATGCAAAGCACTGGACAAAACACTAAACGATTTATTTTGGGAGGAGATAGGCAATGAAAAAATGTAA
- the ybaK gene encoding Cys-tRNA(Pro) deacylase, with protein sequence MEKIKTNVMRILDRAKIKYNTYAYDHSDGMIDGVSVASKMGQPVERVYKTLVTQGANREYFVFIIPVAEELDLKAAAKAVGQKSVEMIKVSDINKVTGYIRGGCSPVGMKKEYKTVIDSSCEKLDAIIVSAGKIGHQIEIAPKDLTNLIGCKTERIAAEKDI encoded by the coding sequence TTGGAAAAGATAAAGACAAATGTCATGAGGATTCTTGATAGGGCAAAAATCAAATATAATACATATGCATATGATCATAGTGATGGCATGATTGACGGAGTTTCGGTGGCAAGTAAAATGGGGCAGCCTGTTGAGCGGGTATATAAGACTCTTGTGACGCAGGGAGCAAACAGGGAATACTTTGTTTTTATAATCCCCGTAGCTGAAGAGCTTGATTTAAAAGCGGCTGCCAAGGCTGTGGGACAAAAATCGGTTGAGATGATTAAGGTGTCGGATATTAACAAGGTTACCGGTTATATTAGAGGAGGATGTTCTCCTGTTGGAATGAAAAAGGAATACAAAACTGTAATTGACAGCTCTTGCGAGAAGCTGGATGCTATCATTGTAAGTGCAGGAAAGATAGGCCATCAGATTGAGATAGCACCTAAGGATCTGACAAATCTAATAGGGTGTAAGACAGAAAGAATAGCAGCAGAAAAGGACATATAA
- a CDS encoding fibronectin type III domain-containing protein: MKLKLIIISLFIFTSCLFQLNIYADNNISQLEITDMKIENISYYSAELIWNTTDEAESTLLYWESQNFSPDMIGTKKGREHKVSLNRLRPDTKYYYQIYPDKADIELDVNSEIYSFTTAEYKISDVKVQNIGYTSADISWNTTYEDKSTILYWSSKGDMVDKIVTGESKAHTVSLHYLMPDTKYYYQIYSDNLDLYTNISSEVFSFNTRESIKITNITENNIGDNTAEISWNTTDKAKSTILYWSSQGEIINSIQTIESKEHTVSLPYILPGKKYYYKIYTEKPDLYIHVESDTYSFTTPGTDTYPFMNIDDKVTNIKAENIGYRSAGIRWTLLDEADLTLRYGTSPDQMYESIEIADGNDNKALLSDLVANTEYYYQISIYDPTLQATATSDIYSFKTEDYKLIDLSVKDIDSVSAKISWTTTDEANSIIRYGISPDQMNAEIEITGGKEHTVTIRDLIPKTKYYYQIYTRNPESNIFVVSDLYSFTTAGWYKITDIAVKNIGYTSTEISWTTTDGADSILACGRSPMQLGDCIYTSEGKEHKATINKLQPGKKYYFAIQAEKTYLSNSHKYIVRSELYSFTTVQDSYKISGYISPDFINIKSNTSNIKSGFKVELEGIGLNAVSDENGYFEIIDIPSGCDYTLKISKPNYLHREIKNVAIENDLQISNLDGPIDIWAGDIAKEGVQDNVINIMDIIEMAKVFNSSIGDISYKLEYDFNSDDVINMLDIVIVAKHFNCSSSDY; the protein is encoded by the coding sequence ATGAAACTGAAATTAATAATTATTAGCTTGTTCATCTTTACTTCTTGCTTATTTCAACTAAATATCTATGCTGACAATAACATTTCGCAGCTTGAGATAACAGACATGAAGATAGAGAATATAAGTTATTATAGTGCTGAATTAATCTGGAATACAACAGATGAAGCTGAATCAACACTATTGTATTGGGAAAGTCAGAATTTTAGTCCTGATATGATAGGAACTAAAAAAGGAAGAGAACACAAAGTATCATTAAATAGACTGAGGCCTGACACAAAATATTATTATCAGATTTACCCTGATAAAGCTGATATAGAATTGGATGTTAATAGTGAGATATACTCTTTTACAACAGCAGAGTATAAAATATCTGATGTAAAAGTACAAAACATAGGCTATACAAGTGCAGATATAAGTTGGAACACAACGTATGAAGACAAGTCAACAATTCTATATTGGTCAAGCAAGGGAGATATGGTAGATAAAATTGTTACCGGCGAAAGCAAGGCTCATACAGTGTCATTGCATTATCTGATGCCGGATACTAAATATTATTACCAAATATATTCGGATAATTTGGATTTATATACAAACATTAGCAGTGAAGTTTTCTCGTTTAATACAAGGGAATCTATTAAAATAACCAATATAACTGAAAATAATATAGGAGATAATACTGCGGAAATAAGTTGGAATACAACAGATAAAGCCAAATCAACAATACTGTATTGGTCAAGTCAAGGTGAAATTATTAATAGTATCCAAACTATAGAGAGTAAGGAACATACAGTGTCATTGCCTTATATATTACCAGGAAAGAAATATTATTACAAAATATATACTGAAAAGCCTGACTTATATATACATGTAGAAAGTGATACATATTCATTTACAACACCAGGTACTGATACCTATCCGTTTATGAATATTGATGATAAAGTAACAAATATCAAGGCAGAAAATATAGGATATAGAAGTGCAGGAATAAGATGGACCTTATTGGATGAAGCAGATTTAACATTAAGATATGGAACAAGTCCTGATCAGATGTATGAAAGTATTGAAATTGCAGATGGAAATGATAACAAAGCTTTATTATCCGATTTAGTGGCAAATACAGAATATTATTACCAGATAAGTATATATGACCCCACTTTGCAAGCAACTGCAACAAGCGATATATATTCATTCAAAACTGAGGATTACAAATTAATAGACTTGAGTGTAAAAGATATAGATAGCGTAAGTGCTAAAATAAGCTGGACAACAACGGATGAAGCTAATTCAATAATACGATATGGAATAAGCCCAGACCAGATGAATGCTGAAATAGAAATTACAGGAGGTAAAGAACACACAGTAACAATAAGAGATCTTATACCTAAGACTAAATATTATTATCAGATATATACACGTAATCCAGAGTCAAATATATTTGTTGTAAGTGATTTATATTCATTTACAACAGCAGGTTGGTATAAAATAACAGATATTGCTGTTAAAAATATAGGATACACAAGTACGGAAATAAGCTGGACAACAACGGACGGGGCAGATTCAATATTAGCATGTGGTAGAAGTCCCATGCAGTTGGGCGATTGCATTTATACTTCAGAAGGTAAAGAACATAAAGCAACAATAAATAAATTGCAGCCTGGAAAAAAATATTATTTTGCTATTCAAGCAGAAAAAACCTATTTATCAAATAGTCACAAATATATAGTAAGAAGCGAATTATACTCATTTACAACAGTACAGGATTCATATAAGATTTCTGGATATATTTCACCTGATTTTATAAATATCAAAAGCAACACTTCAAATATAAAGTCAGGCTTCAAGGTAGAGTTAGAAGGCATCGGTTTAAATGCAGTAAGCGATGAAAATGGGTACTTTGAAATAATTGATATACCATCAGGGTGTGATTACACTTTGAAAATAAGTAAACCCAATTATCTACATAGAGAGATAAAAAATGTGGCTATAGAAAATGATTTGCAGATTAGCAACTTGGACGGACCAATTGATATATGGGCTGGAGACATAGCTAAAGAAGGCGTGCAAGATAATGTTATAAATATAATGGACATTATTGAGATGGCTAAAGTATTTAACAGCTCAATTGGGGACATCAGCTATAAATTGGAATATGATTTTAATAGTGATGATGTAATAAATATGCTTGATATTGTTATTGTGGCAAAACATTTTAATTGTAGCTCAAGTGATTATTGA
- a CDS encoding copper amine oxidase N-terminal domain-containing protein codes for MRKFILFLLLFTILLQMFPQVSFADSPVTNTQFYEAYLDINIVKKAAELRFVSDEIARYLSNKNNPIDIKAAVINALGWNYYGKNIANEYTKLTYNKSVNELDLDSLSGSELLCIGYLICMGDYFNPQNAIPLLEKATQKINNSLTVSIVTSIVKAQDYLSYDWYKVWKVYEDVLNDKTLKQDMRPEAIEIINEYMSLYSDSIGIEPPVITLKASETVTASIYGGKGEFKVLEAKVMEKDEFLLYGGAQIPENAFYAQDAKADIKITGNTLTLTAINPGTILLTIIDSNDETVNTPVVIYPDHQQINKETTKEDEMPTPSNTPIPEDIQLDGLNTDEQQTYDWYMARNKITINGKLLIDEVPPVMENNRILVPVRAIFEALDGKVEWNEKTKTILGQKGLTKVELHINSTNAKINGKSVKLDVPAKIYNNRTFVPLRFISESLGAKVNWNANTNTAEIDTF; via the coding sequence ATGAGAAAATTTATTTTATTTTTACTGTTATTCACTATTTTACTACAAATGTTTCCACAAGTAAGCTTTGCTGATTCACCTGTCACTAATACGCAGTTTTATGAAGCATACCTTGACATTAATATAGTTAAAAAGGCAGCAGAGTTAAGATTTGTAAGTGATGAAATTGCCCGTTACTTATCGAACAAGAATAATCCAATTGATATTAAGGCTGCTGTGATTAATGCTCTTGGTTGGAATTATTATGGCAAAAACATAGCCAATGAGTATACAAAACTTACATACAATAAATCTGTTAATGAACTTGATTTAGATAGCTTAAGCGGAAGTGAGCTATTATGTATTGGGTATCTGATTTGCATGGGGGACTATTTTAATCCACAAAACGCAATACCTTTATTGGAAAAAGCAACGCAAAAAATTAATAACAGTCTTACGGTTTCTATAGTTACATCTATCGTTAAGGCACAGGATTATTTGAGCTATGATTGGTATAAGGTATGGAAAGTATATGAAGATGTATTAAATGACAAAACATTGAAACAGGACATGCGGCCTGAAGCTATAGAAATAATTAATGAGTATATGTCTTTATACAGTGATTCAATTGGGATAGAGCCCCCTGTTATAACTTTAAAGGCTAGTGAGACAGTAACGGCCTCAATTTATGGAGGAAAAGGGGAATTTAAAGTACTTGAAGCTAAGGTTATGGAAAAAGATGAGTTTTTGCTATATGGGGGTGCACAAATACCGGAGAATGCTTTTTATGCACAAGATGCTAAAGCCGACATAAAAATAACAGGTAATACTTTGACTTTAACAGCAATAAATCCAGGAACTATATTACTTACGATAATAGACAGTAATGATGAAACAGTGAATACTCCAGTTGTAATTTATCCTGATCATCAGCAGATTAACAAAGAAACAACAAAAGAAGATGAAATGCCTACGCCTTCAAATACCCCAATTCCTGAGGATATACAGTTAGATGGCTTGAATACGGATGAGCAGCAAACATATGACTGGTATATGGCAAGAAATAAAATTACAATCAACGGGAAGCTACTAATAGATGAAGTACCGCCTGTCATGGAAAATAACAGGATATTAGTACCTGTTCGAGCTATTTTTGAAGCCTTAGACGGAAAGGTTGAATGGAATGAGAAAACAAAAACCATATTGGGGCAAAAAGGCTTAACAAAAGTTGAGCTGCATATTAACAGCACTAATGCCAAAATTAATGGCAAATCTGTAAAACTGGATGTACCGGCCAAAATTTATAATAATAGAACCTTTGTACCGTTAAGGTTTATTTCTGAAAGTCTTGGAGCTAAGGTGAATTGGAATGCTAACACAAATACTGCAGAAATAGACACTTTTTAA